In Oleiharenicola lentus, the following are encoded in one genomic region:
- a CDS encoding beta-ketoacyl-[acyl-carrier-protein] synthase family protein, with the protein MPKVYITGVGFITSIGNDAASVSESLRELRHGMELYPPFQKPEVPVKVAAPIRDFQTDSIDQEDWVFPARYRIKRELLRGMAPHGVYAYCAMQQAIEDAKLTEAEVSNPDTGLYAASAGSPFLLGYHLERMRKMGVMRCPPLGIVASISGTVNFNLVSHFKIRGASTGFSSACASSAHALAFAHDEIALGRQKRMFVIGAEDGNVESILPFAGMRALSLQNDPSIASRPFDSARDGFVGTGGATVLVMESEDEVARRGAKVYGEMAGWGQASDGYNVAISHPDGDGLRTAIENALRLSEVAPEEVDYVNAHATSTPIGDISEAKALRTIFKGNPSRPAISSTKALTGHGLSLAGAMEAGFCALAMKEGFIPGSAHISNLDPACAGLNIIRATLPQRPNVVISNSSGFGGANVCLVFKAG; encoded by the coding sequence ATGCCGAAAGTCTATATCACCGGAGTGGGATTTATCACGAGCATCGGCAACGATGCCGCCTCGGTGTCGGAAAGCCTGCGCGAATTGCGCCATGGCATGGAGCTATACCCGCCGTTCCAGAAGCCCGAGGTGCCGGTCAAGGTTGCCGCCCCGATCCGGGATTTCCAGACCGACTCCATCGACCAGGAGGACTGGGTCTTTCCCGCCCGCTACCGCATCAAGCGCGAGTTGCTCCGCGGCATGGCCCCGCACGGGGTTTACGCCTACTGCGCCATGCAGCAGGCGATTGAGGATGCGAAGCTCACGGAGGCCGAGGTTTCCAACCCTGACACCGGGCTTTACGCCGCCTCGGCCGGATCGCCCTTCCTGCTCGGCTATCACCTCGAGCGCATGCGCAAGATGGGCGTGATGCGCTGTCCGCCGCTGGGGATCGTCGCCTCGATTTCGGGCACGGTTAACTTCAATCTGGTTTCGCATTTCAAAATCCGCGGAGCCTCCACGGGGTTCTCCTCGGCCTGCGCTTCCTCGGCCCATGCCCTGGCCTTCGCCCATGACGAGATCGCGCTGGGCCGGCAGAAACGCATGTTCGTGATCGGGGCCGAGGACGGCAATGTGGAGAGCATCCTGCCGTTCGCCGGCATGCGCGCCCTGTCGCTGCAAAACGATCCCTCCATCGCCTCCCGCCCTTTCGACAGTGCGCGCGACGGTTTCGTTGGCACCGGCGGAGCCACGGTGCTGGTCATGGAAAGCGAAGACGAGGTCGCCCGCCGCGGCGCCAAGGTCTATGGCGAGATGGCCGGCTGGGGCCAGGCCTCGGATGGATACAATGTGGCCATCTCCCATCCCGACGGCGACGGTTTGCGCACCGCGATCGAAAACGCCCTGCGACTTTCCGAGGTTGCGCCCGAGGAGGTGGACTACGTCAACGCTCACGCCACCTCGACCCCGATCGGCGACATCTCCGAGGCCAAGGCCCTCCGCACGATCTTCAAGGGCAACCCCTCGCGTCCGGCCATCAGCAGCACCAAGGCCCTGACCGGGCACGGCCTCTCGCTGGCCGGTGCGATGGAGGCTGGTTTTTGCGCGCTCGCGATGAAGGAGGGGTTCATCCCCGGTTCCGCGCATATCAGCAACCTCGACCCCGCCTGCGCGGGCTTGAACATCATCCGGGCCACGCTGCCGCAACGTCCCAATGTCGTGATCAGCAACAGCAGCGGCTTCGGCGGTGCCAACGTCTGCCTCGTGTTCAAGGCCGGTTGA
- a CDS encoding phosphopantetheine-binding protein, whose product MAQSVNTQSGVTLKPFTAEDDANLREALKRCSAATYEAAAQFRKTGNTEHLPAIVLGIIERYVEPDLRAKLKDADDDLRIIEDLGIDSLTMMEIVILVEDVLQMSINNEELRHLRTVGNVKAFIESKVRGLPLPKPTKFIPIEQIVSIMPIQPPFLFLGEASVNAHGANAKYKVSGQEFFLQGHFKDNPVLPASIMLEALGQLAVLFLLEGQVGEAGKTVDHRTIFFTSCEGVRCHRVCRPGDVLSLSIKPKRLKSPLATFEGQIRVGQEKAAIAEEITLTFAYVEEVAQPPTPQVAPAEQAVALNPAKSAVNA is encoded by the coding sequence ATGGCACAGTCCGTTAACACCCAGTCCGGAGTCACTCTCAAGCCGTTCACCGCCGAGGATGATGCCAACCTAAGAGAGGCTCTGAAGCGCTGCTCAGCAGCGACTTACGAGGCGGCGGCGCAGTTTCGCAAAACGGGCAACACGGAACATCTTCCGGCCATCGTCTTGGGTATCATTGAGCGCTATGTGGAGCCCGATCTGCGGGCGAAGCTGAAGGATGCCGACGATGATCTCCGCATTATCGAGGATCTGGGCATCGACTCCCTCACGATGATGGAAATCGTTATCCTCGTGGAGGACGTGCTCCAAATGTCCATCAACAACGAGGAGTTGCGCCACTTGCGCACCGTGGGAAACGTCAAGGCCTTCATCGAGAGCAAGGTCCGCGGTCTGCCCCTGCCGAAACCCACCAAGTTCATTCCGATCGAGCAGATTGTGTCGATCATGCCGATCCAGCCGCCCTTCCTCTTCCTGGGCGAAGCTTCGGTCAATGCCCATGGCGCCAACGCCAAATACAAGGTCAGCGGCCAGGAGTTTTTCCTGCAGGGACACTTCAAGGACAACCCCGTGCTGCCGGCTTCCATCATGCTCGAGGCCTTGGGCCAGCTGGCGGTCCTTTTCCTGCTCGAAGGTCAGGTCGGCGAGGCCGGCAAGACGGTTGATCACCGCACCATTTTCTTCACCTCCTGCGAAGGTGTCCGTTGCCACCGCGTGTGCCGTCCGGGCGATGTGCTCAGCCTGTCGATCAAGCCCAAGCGGCTGAAGTCGCCGCTGGCGACCTTCGAGGGCCAGATCCGCGTTGGTCAGGAAAAGGCGGCCATCGCCGAGGAAATCACGCTGACCTTTGCCTACGTCGAGGAAGTGGCCCAGCCGCCCACGCCGCAGGTTGCGCCGGCGGAGCAGGCGGTGGCGCTCAATCCCGCCAAGTCTGCGGTCAACGCCTGA
- a CDS encoding glycosyltransferase family 4 protein, giving the protein MPPSDSAPTLILATHEFQPHRGGIAVYCAEMARAAQELGYQVEVWAPALPPGTEEQAWPFLVRRLNLAGNHGLLSQWRMARELLRQGQRLNQATLYIPEPGPLLAMLLLQYFDTIRPARLMLTFHGSEIQRLGSRRLLRWSTNHLLFQTDRISVVSDYARQLLEQHFPSSAAKVVVTPGALRPDLRLKQSAPLAAPGAKTVILTVARLNPRKGQLEVLHALKALPPSARANLEYRLVGAHGKENYDRALAEAAASADFPVKFLGDIPDEKLGEVYAQADIFAMTSMPHRHSVEGFGLVYLEAGAHGLPIVAHAIGGVPEAVVHEETGLLVQPGDRSALTQAFARLLADPALRRKLGEAGRARALARTWQDSAVALFGQPSPPPAT; this is encoded by the coding sequence ATGCCGCCCTCGGACTCTGCGCCCACACTGATTCTAGCCACTCACGAGTTCCAACCGCATCGCGGCGGAATCGCGGTTTACTGCGCGGAAATGGCGCGAGCCGCCCAAGAGCTGGGCTATCAGGTGGAAGTCTGGGCTCCCGCGCTGCCCCCGGGAACGGAGGAGCAAGCCTGGCCATTTCTGGTGCGCCGCCTGAACCTGGCCGGCAACCACGGCCTGCTCAGCCAATGGCGCATGGCGCGTGAGCTCTTACGTCAGGGCCAACGCCTGAACCAGGCGACTCTCTACATCCCGGAGCCCGGTCCGCTGCTGGCAATGCTGCTGCTGCAGTATTTCGACACGATCCGCCCTGCCCGGCTGATGCTCACCTTCCACGGTTCGGAAATCCAGCGCCTGGGCTCGCGCCGCCTGCTGCGGTGGAGCACCAACCACCTGCTTTTCCAGACCGACCGCATCAGCGTGGTCAGCGATTACGCCCGCCAGCTGCTGGAACAACACTTCCCCTCCTCCGCCGCGAAGGTCGTCGTCACTCCCGGTGCGTTGCGCCCCGATTTGCGGCTCAAGCAATCCGCCCCCTTGGCCGCCCCCGGGGCTAAAACCGTCATCCTGACCGTTGCCCGGCTCAATCCCCGCAAGGGCCAGCTGGAAGTCCTCCACGCTCTCAAGGCCCTGCCGCCCTCTGCCCGCGCCAACCTCGAATACCGGCTGGTCGGCGCCCACGGTAAGGAGAACTACGACCGCGCGCTCGCGGAGGCCGCCGCCAGTGCCGATTTCCCCGTGAAATTCCTCGGCGACATCCCCGATGAAAAACTGGGCGAGGTCTACGCCCAGGCGGACATCTTTGCCATGACCAGCATGCCCCACCGCCACAGCGTGGAGGGCTTCGGTCTCGTTTATCTGGAAGCCGGGGCCCACGGTCTGCCGATTGTGGCCCATGCCATCGGCGGTGTGCCCGAGGCCGTGGTGCATGAAGAAACCGGCCTGCTTGTGCAACCGGGTGACCGGTCCGCCCTGACTCAGGCCTTCGCCCGCCTGCTCGCCGACCCGGCCCTGCGCCGGAAACTGGGCGAAGCCGGCCGCGCCCGCGCCCTGGCCCGGACCTGGCAGGACTCGGCCGTCGCCTTGTTTGGACAACCGTCGCCCCCGCCTGCAACCTGA
- a CDS encoding acyl-CoA thioesterase, with protein sequence MIESHTLITVRYAETDMMGIVYHGNYLPWFEVGRTTLLKECGFPYRDLEAQGYMLPVIEVGVKYQRPARYDDELTIITRLKERPALRIHLEYEVRRGEELLVTGFTTHAFINKSGEPVRPPAALTARMKELFAKT encoded by the coding sequence ATGATTGAATCCCACACGCTGATCACCGTCCGCTACGCCGAGACCGACATGATGGGCATCGTCTACCACGGCAACTACCTCCCGTGGTTCGAGGTCGGCCGCACCACCCTGCTCAAGGAATGCGGCTTTCCCTACCGCGATCTCGAAGCGCAGGGTTACATGCTGCCGGTGATCGAGGTCGGCGTGAAATACCAGCGCCCCGCCCGCTACGACGACGAACTGACGATCATCACCCGGCTCAAGGAACGCCCCGCTCTCCGGATCCACCTCGAATACGAGGTGCGCCGCGGCGAGGAGCTGCTGGTCACCGGGTTTACCACCCACGCCTTCATCAACAAATCCGGCGAACCGGTCCGCCCGCCCGCAGCCCTCACGGCGCGAATGAAGGAACTCTTCGCGAAGACCTAG
- the queG gene encoding tRNA epoxyqueuosine(34) reductase QueG — translation MTTQAGPVVTGAQREKLREQLRALGFDAVRFAAATRPGGESLRSWLEAGHHADMAWIERGAEKRGNPELVLPGVRSVIMLGVNYWSGIETKGPKWARYVLHTDYHDTIKAGLAAAGRLLEQEYAAEAADYRYYVDTGPVLERGWAARSGLGFRGKNAMLISREHGNWLFLACILTRLAIEPDTPLRPEFARPGAEEPAGLLCGKCTRCLDACPTQAFPEPGVVDARRCISYQTIENKGLIPREQRAGIGTRIYGCDVCLEVCPWNRFAQEGRRVLLSVRGEVAELSLQEILELTPVRFAAVFKGTAVKRLKLSGLLRNACVVAGNSGDGTLLPALVGLATHELPLVRAHAVWAVRRLAGGGAGTLLQAARSHESDATVLAEYEGVA, via the coding sequence ATGACCACGCAGGCAGGCCCGGTGGTGACGGGAGCGCAGCGCGAAAAACTGCGCGAGCAGCTGCGGGCCCTGGGTTTTGATGCCGTGCGCTTTGCGGCGGCGACCCGGCCAGGCGGCGAATCTTTGCGTTCGTGGCTCGAAGCCGGCCACCACGCCGACATGGCCTGGATCGAGCGTGGGGCGGAGAAGCGCGGCAACCCGGAGCTGGTGCTGCCGGGCGTGCGCAGCGTGATCATGCTGGGCGTGAACTATTGGTCCGGGATTGAGACCAAGGGTCCGAAGTGGGCGCGTTACGTCCTGCACACGGACTACCACGACACGATCAAGGCCGGCCTGGCCGCGGCAGGGCGATTGTTGGAGCAGGAATACGCCGCGGAGGCGGCGGACTACCGGTATTACGTGGACACCGGGCCGGTCTTGGAGCGCGGGTGGGCGGCACGCAGCGGGCTTGGGTTTCGTGGCAAGAACGCCATGCTGATCTCGCGTGAGCACGGCAACTGGCTGTTCCTCGCGTGCATTCTGACGCGCCTGGCCATCGAGCCCGATACGCCGCTGCGTCCGGAATTCGCGCGGCCGGGCGCCGAGGAGCCGGCGGGCTTGCTGTGCGGGAAATGCACCCGCTGTCTCGACGCGTGCCCGACGCAGGCCTTTCCGGAGCCCGGTGTGGTGGACGCTCGCCGTTGCATCTCCTACCAGACGATTGAGAACAAGGGTCTCATCCCGCGCGAACAGCGCGCGGGTATCGGCACGCGGATCTACGGGTGCGACGTGTGCCTGGAGGTTTGCCCGTGGAACCGATTTGCGCAGGAGGGGCGGCGCGTTCTGCTATCGGTGCGCGGGGAGGTTGCCGAGTTGTCGCTCCAGGAAATCCTCGAGCTTACGCCGGTGCGGTTCGCGGCGGTCTTCAAGGGCACGGCGGTCAAACGGCTGAAACTGTCCGGTCTTTTGCGCAACGCCTGCGTCGTGGCTGGCAATTCCGGGGATGGAACGCTGCTGCCGGCTCTCGTCGGCCTGGCCACGCACGAATTGCCCTTGGTGCGGGCACACGCCGTCTGGGCCGTGCGGCGGCTGGCGGGGGGCGGGGCCGGGACGTTGCTGCAGGCCGCGCGGAGCCACGAGTCCGACGCGACGGTGTTGGCGGAATACGAGGGCGTGGCGTAG
- a CDS encoding shikimate kinase yields MDTNLYLVGFMGTGKSTVGRLVARQVGFDFVDSDHEIERLQGKPVSQIFAEQGEAAFRAMERGFVERGHPAKRCVVSCGGGLIVPPGMLELLRGRGVVVCMHAPIDTIIQRTLHATHRPLLAVENPEQRLRDLYAQREALYRRSGTLVLTDKRPLREIAAHVLRVYRQEAASFGKK; encoded by the coding sequence ATGGACACCAACCTCTACCTCGTCGGTTTCATGGGCACGGGCAAGAGCACCGTCGGCCGGCTCGTGGCGCGGCAGGTGGGCTTCGACTTCGTGGACAGCGACCACGAGATCGAGCGGCTGCAGGGCAAACCCGTGTCGCAGATCTTCGCGGAGCAGGGCGAAGCGGCGTTCCGAGCAATGGAGCGCGGGTTTGTCGAGCGCGGGCATCCGGCGAAACGCTGCGTGGTGTCGTGCGGCGGCGGCCTGATCGTGCCGCCCGGCATGCTGGAGCTGCTGCGTGGGCGCGGCGTGGTGGTCTGCATGCATGCCCCGATCGACACGATCATCCAGCGTACGCTGCACGCGACGCACCGGCCCTTGCTGGCGGTGGAGAATCCCGAGCAGCGCCTGCGCGACCTCTACGCCCAGCGCGAGGCTCTTTACCGCCGGTCGGGCACGCTGGTGCTGACCGACAAGCGGCCGTTGCGTGAAATCGCGGCCCATGTGCTGCGCGTGTATCGTCAGGAAGCCGCGTCGTTCGGCAAGAAATGA